The Mercurialis annua linkage group LG2, ddMerAnnu1.2, whole genome shotgun sequence genome contains a region encoding:
- the LOC126666866 gene encoding nuclear pore complex protein NUP160 isoform X1, translating to MANRPMLAGMEVPITGTDSVKWLQLSVPDSHLSTFSATSPPLTYPARDCASCSVIGDPPVYVIWRIHKNLPNAIELLELSTDKESPTIGLRINFFDPLYTFAFICGNQFGPPAYPYLLYALTVAGVAYVFKLKNVSNYTSSLVFQPDEVIEINLHSYFDCSTITSVAATIGCLAIGRNDGSIACFQLGSVDQSAPGFMYELRDDLGINRLWGFMSRSRVAGAVQDLVVHEFCGQKLLFGLYSDGMLKVWDLSGRGKIFNHTIGSPNSEGATYVRLCVGEAAKDSSLIPLAVLYGHNMEDSMPMIHILRLHCVFGDRISLSVESPMQSIPLQEGEFIDFKLASDKLWILKDNGLVFHNLFHTNENEKEARCYALQEEFVAEQLFQNSALSSDDLLSIIYSTFSYSKDHIVPFVSSIFLRRLLHPGVYHNFILRSTLLDYNRHWTDAEFQSLTVGGLKREVCSLIEHEAVGEIPTSMFSSWKHFCARYFHNWCAQNPPSGFLVQSSAGVIGLIRKNSISLFRDVEKIEVLIDGSADEFLDLISFELELANDNTEREILMEVLRCIIIMSQQFGKAASAIFYESIIGTSNISSEDIVPRLLKILETGYSSMVSSFHASNLGRDFALQKEQADHKNLRKFSVKMLFSLHALHNKADSWDKILTIIESYLQFLVPKKVIQKLDAGMSFDINISILVQATSQIAKLMFDSALDVLLFVSYLLNISGQINLLPDEISKIQLELVPMVQEIVFEWSIIHFLCTIPSESPAIEDFSSQLSSLQIDGSTDRRSWNGKLGKCDYTLAFILAVTSQTSSSRDTNEPSSHLPNPENILSLVQNFTSWIIWGQSREESNSFLKRSNELAIILLRHSQYEAVEYLLNIVESNLRREKIYKTIQDTDGNWCVLQHLLGCCLLAQGRYGFQGIMKERKVCEAIRCFFRASSGQGALEALQALSHDAGLPHIGFGNLLEGFVSSAAWKLHYYQWAMQLFEQYNIGEGAYQFALAALEQVDEALSQKGSCERELLNESDTSIKGRLWANVFKFTLDLNHLYDAYCAILSNPDEDSKYICLRRFIIVLYERGAMKVLCGGQIPFIGLGEKIEQELVWKAARSDIMTKPNPYKLLYAFEMHRHNWRKAATYMYSYSTRLRTEVVLKDHQHISLVLQERLNGLSATINALRLVHPAYAWIDPLLEENSLNECYPSKKAKKTEDQQFGSDIQPQRPNFYIDVEKVENEFVLTSAQYLLSLVDVKWIFSGTDYAPSDLVDLLVQSNIYDMAFTVLLRFWTGSGLKREFEKIFSAMSLKCCPNTSGFSSAGNDLKNRGLLLTSSNEDVVVHGSPDIGFMSHQFGATMQWETLELYLEKYKAFHAGLPVTVAETLLRTDPWIELPLWLVHMFKDFRRERTWGMTGQESNPASLLRLYVNYGRFMDATNLLLEYMESFASVRPSDLIHRKRPFAAWFPYSTIERLWCQLDELINSGHMVEQCHKLKKLLHGALLNHLKILKVDSDDTLSSAAC from the exons atggcgaATAGGCCGATGTTAGCCGGCATGGAAGTCCCAATCACCGGCACCGATTCCGTCAAATGGCTCCAGCTCTCCGTTCCCGACAGTCATTTATCTACCTTCTCCGCAACTTCACCGCCTTTGACCTATCCCGCTAGAGACTGTGCTTCCTGCTCCGTAATTGGAGACCCGCCCGTCTATgttatttg GAGGATCCACAAGAATTTACCAAATGCTATTGAGTTGCTTGAACTTTCTACTGATAAAGAATCCCCGACAATTGGTCTCCGTATCAACTTTTTTGATCCGCTTTATACTTTCGCTTTTATTTGCGGGAACCAG TTTGGTCCACCAGCATATCCCTATCTGCTTTATGCATTGACTGTCGCTGGAGTTGCTTACGTTTTCAAGCTAAAGAATGTTTCTAATTATACTTCCAGCTTGGTGTTCCAGCCCGATGaagttatagaaattaatttgCACAGTTATTTTGATTGTTCTACGATAACTAGTGTAGCTGCCACTATTGGATGCCTTGCTATTGGAAGAAATGATGGATCGATTGCTTGTTTCCAACTTGGTTCAGTTGATCAAAGTGCTCCTG GTTTTATGTATGAGCTGCGAGATGATTTGGGCATCAATCGTTTATGGGGCTTCATGTCAAG GAGTAGGGTGGCAGGGGCTGTTCAAGACTTGGTAGTACATGAGTTCTGTGGACAAAAGCTTTTGTTTGGGCTTTACTCTGATGGAATGTTGAAGGTATGGGATCTGTCCGGTCGTGGCAAGATCTTCAATCACACCATAGGCTCACCAAATTCAGAAG GTGCAACATATGTAAGGTTATGTGTGGGTGAAGCTGCAAAGGATTCAAGCTTAATTCCCTTGGCTGTCTTGTATGGTCACAATATG GAAGATAGCATGCCGATGATCCACATTCTAAGACTCCACTGTGTTTTTGGGGACAGGATCAGTTTGTCAGTGGAGTCTCCAATGCAAAGTATTCCCCTTCAGGAG GGGGAATTCATTGACTTCAAACTTGCTTCAGATAAACTATGGATATTGAAGGACAATGGATTAGTGtttcataatttatttcataCAAATGAGAATGA GAAGGAAGCCAGGTGCTATGCTTTGCAAGAAGAATTTGTTGCTGAACAACTATTTCAAAATTCTGCACTTTCTTCAGATGATCTTCTTTCGATTATTTATTCCACATTCTCGTATTCAAAG GATCATATTGTGCCATTTGTCTCTTCTATCTTTCTGCGTAGGCTGCTTCATCCTGGagtatatcataattttattctcCGTTCAACTCTACTGGATTACAACAGGCATTGGACTGATGCAGAATTCCAGTCCTTGACTGTTGGTGGTCTGAAGAGAGAAGTTTGTTCGCTAATTGAACATGag GCTGTCGGTGAAATTCCAACATCAATGTTTTCTTCATGGAAACATTTCTGTGCTCGCTATTTTCACAATTGGTGCGCGCAGAATCCACCTTCTGGTTTTTTAGTTCAGTCCTCTGCTGGTGTTATTGGTTTAATAAGAAAGAATTCGATATCATTATTCCGTGACGTGGAGAAAATTGAGGTGCTTATTGATG GCTCTGCTGATGAATTTCTTGATTTGATCAGCTTTGAATTGGAGTTAGCTAATGATAATACTGAGCGTGAGATTCTTATGGAAGTGCTTAGATGCATCATAATTATGAGCCAACAATTTGGGAAAGCAGCTTCTGCTATATTTTATGAATCAATTATTGGCACATCAAATATTTCATCTGAAGATATTGTTCCTCGCTTGCTCAAGATTCTGGAAACTGGATACAGTTCAATGGTGTCATCATTTCACGCATCTAATCTTGGACGTGACTTTGCTTTGCAAAAGGAACAAGCAGATCATAAAAATTTGAGGAAATTCTCAGTTAAAATGTTATTTTCTCTCCATGCTTTACACAATAAAGCTGATTCATGGGACAAAATCTTGACTATAATAGAGAGCTATCTGCAATTTCTTGTACCCAAAAAGGTCATACAAAAATTAGATGCTGGTATGTCATTTGATATCAACATTTCCATTTTGGTCCAGGCTACTTCTCAAATTGCTAAGTTGATGTTTGATTCTGCATTGGACGTTCTTCTATTTGTGAGTTACCTTCTCAATATTAGTGGACAG ATAAATTTGTTGCCTGATGAGATATCAAAAATACAACTTGAGCTTGTTCCAATGGTTCAAGAAATTGTTTTTGAGTGGTCGATTATTCATTTCCTTTGTACGATTCCATCCGAATCTCCTGCAATTGAAGATTTCAGTTCCCAGCTCTCATCACTGCAAATAG ATGGGAGCACAGATAGACGATCATGGAATGGGAAACTGGGTAAATGTGATTATACATTGGCTTTTATACTTGCAGTAACAAGTCAAACCTCCTCCTCTAGAGACACAAATGAACCTTCTTCACATCTCCCAAATCCAGAGAACATCCTTAGTTTAGTGCAGAACTTTACTAGCTGGATTATTTGGGGACAGTCTAGGGAAGAATCTAATTCTTTCTTAAAGCGGTCAAATGAACTTGCAATTATTCTCCTTAGGCATAGCCAGTATGAAGCTGTTGAG TACCTGCTAAATATTGTGGAGTCCAACTTACGAAGggagaaaatttataaaactattcAAGACACTGATGGCAATTGGTGTGTGCTTCAACATCTTTTGGGATGTTGTCTCCTTGCTCAGGGGCGATATGGATTCCAAGGAATCATGAAAGAAAGGAAAGTCTGTGAGGCTATTCGCTGTTTTTTCAG AGCTTCTTCTGGGCAAGGAGCTTTGGAAGCTTTGCAGGCTTTGTCTCATGATGCTGGACTGCCACACATTGGTTTTGGTAACTTATTGG AGGGCTTTGTATCATCTGCTGCATGGAAGCTTCATTACTATCAATGGGCCATGCAGTTATTTGAGCAATACAACATTGGTGAGGGTGCCTATCAGTTTGCTCTGGCAGCACTTGAGCAGGTTGATGAAGCTCTAAGTCAGAAAGGTTCTTGTGAAAGAGAGTTGCTCAATGAATCAGACACTTCCATCAAAGGACGACTTTGGGCTAATGTCTTTAAGTTTACTTTGGATCTCAATCACTTATATGATGCATATTGTGCCATACTTTCTAATCCAGATGAGGATAGCAAGTATATCTGTCTGAGGCGTTTCATAATAGTTCTTTATGAGCGTGGAGCTATGAAG GTACTTTGTGGTGGTCAAATACCTTTTATAGGATTAGGAGAGAAGATTGAACAAGAGCTTGTATGGAAG GCTGCACGTTCAGATATCATGACGAAGCCAAACCCCTATAAGTTACTGTATGCATTTGAAATGCATCGGCATAACTGGCGAAAGGCGGCGACCTACATGTACTCCTACTCAACTCGCTTGAGAACTGAAGTAGTTCTGAAAGATCACCAGCATATATCACTAGTACTGCAAGAGAGGCTTAATGGGCTTAGTGCTACTATCAATGCACTCCGTCTTGTTCATCCAGCTTATGCTTGGATTGATCCTCTGCTCGAGGAAAATTCTCTTAATGAGTGCTATCCTAGCAAAAAAGCCAAAAAAACAGAGGATCAACAAT TTGGCAGTGATATTCAGCCCCAAAGGCCGAACTTCTACATTGACGTTGAGAAAGTTGAAAATGAGTTTGTGTTAACTTCAGCGCAATATTTGCTGTCATTAGTCGATGTCAAATGGATATTCAGTG gaaCAGATTATGCTCCGTCAGATTTGGTTGATCTCTTGGTTCAATCAAATATATATGATATGGCATTTACAGTCCTTCTAAGATTCTGGACTGGTTCTGGGTTGAAGAG GGAATTTGAAAAAATTTTCTCTGCTATGTCTTTAAAATGCTGTCCAAATACGTCAGGCTTCTCATCTGCTGG AAATGATTTGAAGAATCGTGGTCTTTTATTGACATCCTCGAATGAAGATGTGGTTGTTCATGGTTCACCTGATATAGGCTTTATGTCTCATCAGTTTGGAGCAACTATGCAATGGGAAACTCTTGAACTTTATCTT GAAAAATATAAGGCCTTTCATGCTGGATTGCCAGTAACTGTTGCTGAAACACTTCTTCGTACAGATCCTTGGATTGAGTTACCACTGTGGCTAGTACATATGTTCAAG GATTTTAGAAGGGAAAGGACCTGGGGGATGACTGGCCAAGAATCAAACCCTGCATCTTTGTTGCGGCTGTATGTTAATTATGGACGATTTATGGATGCTACAAATTTATTGCTAGAGTATATGGAATCATTTGCATCAGTG
- the LOC126666866 gene encoding nuclear pore complex protein NUP160 isoform X2: MANRPMLAGMEVPITGTDSVKWLQLSVPDSHLSTFSATSPPLTYPARDCASCSVIGDPPVYVIWRIHKNLPNAIELLELSTDKESPTIGLRINFFDPLYTFAFICGNQFGPPAYPYLLYALTVAGVAYVFKLKNVSNYTSSLVFQPDEVIEINLHSYFDCSTITSVAATIGCLAIGRNDGSIACFQLGSVDQSAPGFMYELRDDLGINRLWGFMSRSRVAGAVQDLVVHEFCGQKLLFGLYSDGMLKVWDLSGRGKIFNHTIGSPNSEGATYVRLCVGEAAKDSSLIPLAVLYGHNMEDSMPMIHILRLHCVFGDRISLSVESPMQSIPLQEGEFIDFKLASDKLWILKDNGLVFHNLFHTNENEKEARCYALQEEFVAEQLFQNSALSSDDLLSIIYSTFSYSKDHIVPFVSSIFLRRLLHPGVYHNFILRSTLLDYNRHWTDAEFQSLTVGGLKREVCSLIEHEAVGEIPTSMFSSWKHFCARYFHNWCAQNPPSGFLVQSSAGVIGLIRKNSISLFRDVEKIEVLIDGSADEFLDLISFELELANDNTEREILMEVLRCIIIMSQQFGKAASAIFYESIIGTSNISSEDIVPRLLKILETGYSSMVSSFHASNLGRDFALQKEQADHKNLRKFSVKMLFSLHALHNKADSWDKILTIIESYLQFLVPKKVIQKLDAGMSFDINISILVQATSQIAKLMFDSALDVLLFVSYLLNISGQINLLPDEISKIQLELVPMVQEIVFEWSIIHFLCTIPSESPAIEDFSSQLSSLQIDGSTDRRSWNGKLGKCDYTLAFILAVTSQTSSSRDTNEPSSHLPNPENILSLVQNFTSWIIWGQSREESNSFLKRSNELAIILLRHSQYEAVEYLLNIVESNLRREKIYKTIQDTDGNWCVLQHLLGCCLLAQGRYGFQGIMKERKVCEAIRCFFRASSGQGALEALQALSHDAGLPHIGFEGFVSSAAWKLHYYQWAMQLFEQYNIGEGAYQFALAALEQVDEALSQKGSCERELLNESDTSIKGRLWANVFKFTLDLNHLYDAYCAILSNPDEDSKYICLRRFIIVLYERGAMKVLCGGQIPFIGLGEKIEQELVWKAARSDIMTKPNPYKLLYAFEMHRHNWRKAATYMYSYSTRLRTEVVLKDHQHISLVLQERLNGLSATINALRLVHPAYAWIDPLLEENSLNECYPSKKAKKTEDQQFGSDIQPQRPNFYIDVEKVENEFVLTSAQYLLSLVDVKWIFSGTDYAPSDLVDLLVQSNIYDMAFTVLLRFWTGSGLKREFEKIFSAMSLKCCPNTSGFSSAGNDLKNRGLLLTSSNEDVVVHGSPDIGFMSHQFGATMQWETLELYLEKYKAFHAGLPVTVAETLLRTDPWIELPLWLVHMFKDFRRERTWGMTGQESNPASLLRLYVNYGRFMDATNLLLEYMESFASVRPSDLIHRKRPFAAWFPYSTIERLWCQLDELINSGHMVEQCHKLKKLLHGALLNHLKILKVDSDDTLSSAAC, from the exons atggcgaATAGGCCGATGTTAGCCGGCATGGAAGTCCCAATCACCGGCACCGATTCCGTCAAATGGCTCCAGCTCTCCGTTCCCGACAGTCATTTATCTACCTTCTCCGCAACTTCACCGCCTTTGACCTATCCCGCTAGAGACTGTGCTTCCTGCTCCGTAATTGGAGACCCGCCCGTCTATgttatttg GAGGATCCACAAGAATTTACCAAATGCTATTGAGTTGCTTGAACTTTCTACTGATAAAGAATCCCCGACAATTGGTCTCCGTATCAACTTTTTTGATCCGCTTTATACTTTCGCTTTTATTTGCGGGAACCAG TTTGGTCCACCAGCATATCCCTATCTGCTTTATGCATTGACTGTCGCTGGAGTTGCTTACGTTTTCAAGCTAAAGAATGTTTCTAATTATACTTCCAGCTTGGTGTTCCAGCCCGATGaagttatagaaattaatttgCACAGTTATTTTGATTGTTCTACGATAACTAGTGTAGCTGCCACTATTGGATGCCTTGCTATTGGAAGAAATGATGGATCGATTGCTTGTTTCCAACTTGGTTCAGTTGATCAAAGTGCTCCTG GTTTTATGTATGAGCTGCGAGATGATTTGGGCATCAATCGTTTATGGGGCTTCATGTCAAG GAGTAGGGTGGCAGGGGCTGTTCAAGACTTGGTAGTACATGAGTTCTGTGGACAAAAGCTTTTGTTTGGGCTTTACTCTGATGGAATGTTGAAGGTATGGGATCTGTCCGGTCGTGGCAAGATCTTCAATCACACCATAGGCTCACCAAATTCAGAAG GTGCAACATATGTAAGGTTATGTGTGGGTGAAGCTGCAAAGGATTCAAGCTTAATTCCCTTGGCTGTCTTGTATGGTCACAATATG GAAGATAGCATGCCGATGATCCACATTCTAAGACTCCACTGTGTTTTTGGGGACAGGATCAGTTTGTCAGTGGAGTCTCCAATGCAAAGTATTCCCCTTCAGGAG GGGGAATTCATTGACTTCAAACTTGCTTCAGATAAACTATGGATATTGAAGGACAATGGATTAGTGtttcataatttatttcataCAAATGAGAATGA GAAGGAAGCCAGGTGCTATGCTTTGCAAGAAGAATTTGTTGCTGAACAACTATTTCAAAATTCTGCACTTTCTTCAGATGATCTTCTTTCGATTATTTATTCCACATTCTCGTATTCAAAG GATCATATTGTGCCATTTGTCTCTTCTATCTTTCTGCGTAGGCTGCTTCATCCTGGagtatatcataattttattctcCGTTCAACTCTACTGGATTACAACAGGCATTGGACTGATGCAGAATTCCAGTCCTTGACTGTTGGTGGTCTGAAGAGAGAAGTTTGTTCGCTAATTGAACATGag GCTGTCGGTGAAATTCCAACATCAATGTTTTCTTCATGGAAACATTTCTGTGCTCGCTATTTTCACAATTGGTGCGCGCAGAATCCACCTTCTGGTTTTTTAGTTCAGTCCTCTGCTGGTGTTATTGGTTTAATAAGAAAGAATTCGATATCATTATTCCGTGACGTGGAGAAAATTGAGGTGCTTATTGATG GCTCTGCTGATGAATTTCTTGATTTGATCAGCTTTGAATTGGAGTTAGCTAATGATAATACTGAGCGTGAGATTCTTATGGAAGTGCTTAGATGCATCATAATTATGAGCCAACAATTTGGGAAAGCAGCTTCTGCTATATTTTATGAATCAATTATTGGCACATCAAATATTTCATCTGAAGATATTGTTCCTCGCTTGCTCAAGATTCTGGAAACTGGATACAGTTCAATGGTGTCATCATTTCACGCATCTAATCTTGGACGTGACTTTGCTTTGCAAAAGGAACAAGCAGATCATAAAAATTTGAGGAAATTCTCAGTTAAAATGTTATTTTCTCTCCATGCTTTACACAATAAAGCTGATTCATGGGACAAAATCTTGACTATAATAGAGAGCTATCTGCAATTTCTTGTACCCAAAAAGGTCATACAAAAATTAGATGCTGGTATGTCATTTGATATCAACATTTCCATTTTGGTCCAGGCTACTTCTCAAATTGCTAAGTTGATGTTTGATTCTGCATTGGACGTTCTTCTATTTGTGAGTTACCTTCTCAATATTAGTGGACAG ATAAATTTGTTGCCTGATGAGATATCAAAAATACAACTTGAGCTTGTTCCAATGGTTCAAGAAATTGTTTTTGAGTGGTCGATTATTCATTTCCTTTGTACGATTCCATCCGAATCTCCTGCAATTGAAGATTTCAGTTCCCAGCTCTCATCACTGCAAATAG ATGGGAGCACAGATAGACGATCATGGAATGGGAAACTGGGTAAATGTGATTATACATTGGCTTTTATACTTGCAGTAACAAGTCAAACCTCCTCCTCTAGAGACACAAATGAACCTTCTTCACATCTCCCAAATCCAGAGAACATCCTTAGTTTAGTGCAGAACTTTACTAGCTGGATTATTTGGGGACAGTCTAGGGAAGAATCTAATTCTTTCTTAAAGCGGTCAAATGAACTTGCAATTATTCTCCTTAGGCATAGCCAGTATGAAGCTGTTGAG TACCTGCTAAATATTGTGGAGTCCAACTTACGAAGggagaaaatttataaaactattcAAGACACTGATGGCAATTGGTGTGTGCTTCAACATCTTTTGGGATGTTGTCTCCTTGCTCAGGGGCGATATGGATTCCAAGGAATCATGAAAGAAAGGAAAGTCTGTGAGGCTATTCGCTGTTTTTTCAG AGCTTCTTCTGGGCAAGGAGCTTTGGAAGCTTTGCAGGCTTTGTCTCATGATGCTGGACTGCCACACATTGGTTTTG AGGGCTTTGTATCATCTGCTGCATGGAAGCTTCATTACTATCAATGGGCCATGCAGTTATTTGAGCAATACAACATTGGTGAGGGTGCCTATCAGTTTGCTCTGGCAGCACTTGAGCAGGTTGATGAAGCTCTAAGTCAGAAAGGTTCTTGTGAAAGAGAGTTGCTCAATGAATCAGACACTTCCATCAAAGGACGACTTTGGGCTAATGTCTTTAAGTTTACTTTGGATCTCAATCACTTATATGATGCATATTGTGCCATACTTTCTAATCCAGATGAGGATAGCAAGTATATCTGTCTGAGGCGTTTCATAATAGTTCTTTATGAGCGTGGAGCTATGAAG GTACTTTGTGGTGGTCAAATACCTTTTATAGGATTAGGAGAGAAGATTGAACAAGAGCTTGTATGGAAG GCTGCACGTTCAGATATCATGACGAAGCCAAACCCCTATAAGTTACTGTATGCATTTGAAATGCATCGGCATAACTGGCGAAAGGCGGCGACCTACATGTACTCCTACTCAACTCGCTTGAGAACTGAAGTAGTTCTGAAAGATCACCAGCATATATCACTAGTACTGCAAGAGAGGCTTAATGGGCTTAGTGCTACTATCAATGCACTCCGTCTTGTTCATCCAGCTTATGCTTGGATTGATCCTCTGCTCGAGGAAAATTCTCTTAATGAGTGCTATCCTAGCAAAAAAGCCAAAAAAACAGAGGATCAACAAT TTGGCAGTGATATTCAGCCCCAAAGGCCGAACTTCTACATTGACGTTGAGAAAGTTGAAAATGAGTTTGTGTTAACTTCAGCGCAATATTTGCTGTCATTAGTCGATGTCAAATGGATATTCAGTG gaaCAGATTATGCTCCGTCAGATTTGGTTGATCTCTTGGTTCAATCAAATATATATGATATGGCATTTACAGTCCTTCTAAGATTCTGGACTGGTTCTGGGTTGAAGAG GGAATTTGAAAAAATTTTCTCTGCTATGTCTTTAAAATGCTGTCCAAATACGTCAGGCTTCTCATCTGCTGG AAATGATTTGAAGAATCGTGGTCTTTTATTGACATCCTCGAATGAAGATGTGGTTGTTCATGGTTCACCTGATATAGGCTTTATGTCTCATCAGTTTGGAGCAACTATGCAATGGGAAACTCTTGAACTTTATCTT GAAAAATATAAGGCCTTTCATGCTGGATTGCCAGTAACTGTTGCTGAAACACTTCTTCGTACAGATCCTTGGATTGAGTTACCACTGTGGCTAGTACATATGTTCAAG GATTTTAGAAGGGAAAGGACCTGGGGGATGACTGGCCAAGAATCAAACCCTGCATCTTTGTTGCGGCTGTATGTTAATTATGGACGATTTATGGATGCTACAAATTTATTGCTAGAGTATATGGAATCATTTGCATCAGTG